DNA from Lactobacillus sp. ESL0791:
CATGGCCACCGGTAAAACGTTCCATTCAATGATTTTAAAATGCTTTGTCTTGTTTGCCGCCTGCTCTTTTTTGATCGGCTGCGCATGATTGCCAACAAACTGAATGGCAACAATCATTAGCAGTGACGAAACAGCCGAAGCAATGATCGCGGTCCGGTAGCCGATTTTTTGATAAATACTAATGGCCAGCGCCGGTGCAACCGCCATTGCCAAGGCGTTCATCAGCCCGTAAAAACCCATCGCCTTCCCGACATGCTGCCGCGGCACCAAGAATGCCAGCCAAGTAGTCATGCAGACCGTGCACAGAACGTAGCCGGCACCGTTAATCAAGCGAAAAAGAAGGAGCCAGCCACTGGCAGGAGCAAAAATATAGCCAAGGATGCCGATAAAAATCAAAATCCCGCCAATTAGGGACAAACGATACTTAGAAAATTTATCGGTTAAATTTCCTGCTACCGGCCGTAAAAACATGGCAGCAATGCTCATAATGCCAACAATCAAGCCGGCAAAAGCGCCGCTTGCACCCAAACTTTTGGCGTAGCCGTTAATCAGCGGATTAACAAACATCGTGCTAAACATGAAGAAAAACGATGCCGCCATCACTAAAATTACATCTTTGGTATAAATTTTGCCCTTGCTTTTCGTCACTTTTATTCCTCCCAAACAATCTTTTTTAATTTTAGCACTTACTCTATTGGCTGTTAAACCGCAAAAATAATTTTCAGTTTCTATTATAATTAACAAAAAGTATAAGGTACGAAAGACATGCTTTTTAGGCAAAAAAGAAACACCTGAATATTCAGATGTTCTTTAAAAGATTATATTCTTATTTTTTAATAACCCATATAGCGGTTGCGTTCCCAATCAGAGACAGTTTGCGTGTATTGCGCCCATTCTAACTCTTTCGAGCATACAAAACTCTGTGTCAAATGCTTACCTAAAGCATCTTGAATCAGCTGGTCATCCTTAAAGGCTTTGAGAGCATTGTGCAAAGTTGATGGTAATGGCTTGATGCCTAGCTTTTCCCGTTCCTTTTCTGTCATTTCAAACAGATTTGAGCTAATCGGCTTCATCGGCAGCTTTTTCTCCTTGATGCCGGCAAGACCAGCAGCAAGACATGCTGCCAAAAGCAAATATGGGTTAGCCGTTGGGTCAGCTGAGCGCATCTCTAAGCGAGTATTTAGTTCCTCGGCCGACGGAATCCGCAC
Protein-coding regions in this window:
- a CDS encoding MFS transporter, whose translation is MTKSKGKIYTKDVILVMAASFFFMFSTMFVNPLINGYAKSLGASGAFAGLIVGIMSIAAMFLRPVAGNLTDKFSKYRLSLIGGILIFIGILGYIFAPASGWLLLFRLINGAGYVLCTVCMTTWLAFLVPRQHVGKAMGFYGLMNALAMAVAPALAISIYQKIGYRTAIIASAVSSLLMIVAIQFVGNHAQPIKKEQAANKTKHFKIIEWNVLPVAMLTTLFALPYFSTQADLVTYVEQRHLHIAVGSFFLIYAVILLVIRIGLKDLFDTVRFGVWFWLSTVATAFYILCLALMKNNWQMMLGAAGMAVGYGVIYSVLQSTALLLAPISEQGLASSTFYLGLDIGMSLGPILSGIVDSILPVKFFYPVELVLIPLMIIVYLCYRKRLNAAIKQH